One genomic window of Caldibacillus debilis DSM 16016 includes the following:
- the minC gene encoding septum site-determining protein MinC: MIKSQNVMIKGTKDGILLRLDDSCSFQDLMRELEAKLSFQRWEEEESHKISVRVHTGNRYLSEDQREELEKLIRSAKHLIIESIESDVMLKSEWERKKRESEISLVNKIVRSGQILETPGDLLLVGDVNPGGVVRAGGNIFILGALSGTAHAGCYGNSEAVICAAKMNPSQLRISEYVSLASDLAGEHGRETACAFLGPDNEIVIEGLHALKGVRPQLNRFMEGGF, translated from the coding sequence ATGATCAAATCGCAGAATGTGATGATAAAGGGGACAAAAGACGGGATTCTTTTGCGCTTGGACGATTCCTGTTCCTTTCAGGATCTGATGCGCGAACTGGAAGCGAAGCTTTCCTTCCAAAGATGGGAAGAGGAAGAGTCCCATAAGATCAGCGTGCGCGTCCACACGGGGAACCGGTATTTGTCGGAGGATCAGAGGGAAGAGCTGGAGAAACTGATCCGCAGCGCCAAACATTTGATCATCGAATCGATCGAATCCGACGTCATGCTGAAATCCGAATGGGAAAGAAAAAAAAGGGAGTCGGAGATCAGCCTCGTGAACAAAATCGTCCGTTCGGGGCAGATTTTGGAAACGCCCGGGGATCTTCTCCTGGTTGGCGATGTCAATCCCGGCGGCGTCGTCCGCGCCGGTGGAAATATTTTTATTCTCGGGGCATTGAGCGGAACCGCCCATGCGGGCTGCTACGGAAACAGCGAGGCGGTGATTTGCGCCGCAAAGATGAATCCGTCCCAACTGCGGATTTCCGAATATGTTTCGCTCGCTTCCGACCTTGCGGGGGAACACGGCCGCGAAACGGCATGCGCCTTTCTCGGTCCGGACAACGAGATCGTGATCGAAGGTCTGCACGCGTTAAAGGGTGTACGGCCGCAATTGAACCGTTTTATGGAAGGGGGATTCTAA
- a CDS encoding PilN domain-containing protein — MIPDINLLPEFERERPKTKLIFLLLVLLWLLLFAGLCLIYWQMKNDNAFLRTAEQNLTMEKAALETKLSQNGQQEGPSLENLVAYAEGLTAPASLLIEHLKELLPENGYLVQYSYNDGQLTVVTDFETLTDLSAYVEKLGVSEFFSDVKVNEVSAFRLEEGEEEQTDFAVVPRYEATIQLNVNRGALKKSGGEQGE, encoded by the coding sequence ATGATACCTGATATCAATCTCTTGCCCGAATTCGAGCGGGAGCGGCCGAAAACGAAGCTCATCTTCCTTCTTTTGGTCCTATTGTGGCTATTGCTCTTTGCCGGGCTGTGCTTGATCTATTGGCAAATGAAAAACGACAATGCCTTCTTGCGGACCGCGGAACAAAATTTAACCATGGAAAAAGCCGCCCTGGAAACGAAGCTGTCGCAAAACGGCCAGCAGGAGGGCCCTTCCCTGGAAAATCTCGTGGCGTACGCGGAGGGCTTAACGGCGCCCGCCTCCCTTTTGATTGAACATTTAAAGGAGCTTTTGCCCGAGAACGGCTATCTCGTTCAGTACAGCTATAATGACGGCCAGCTGACGGTCGTCACGGATTTCGAAACGTTGACGGACCTGTCCGCCTATGTGGAGAAGCTGGGCGTCTCCGAATTCTTTTCCGATGTGAAAGTAAACGAGGTGAGCGCATTCCGGCTGGAAGAAGGCGAGGAGGAGCAGACGGATTTTGCCGTCGTCCCCCGCTATGAAGCGACGATCCAATTGAACGTGAACCGGGGGGCGCTGAAAAAGTCGGGAGGGGAACAGGGTGAATAG
- the mreC gene encoding rod shape-determining protein MreC, which yields MPQFFTNKRLILLFVGIILLVALIGFSLRERDHLSWPEQFVKDTAGFVQYLVAKPAHSVAGFFENIRDIQNTYKENEVLKKHLEEYAQLKVENDRLKKENEELKAILETEKDLSSVKTIHASVIARNPERWNESLIINKGEVHGIKKDMAVVTAGGMIGKISSTGKTTSTVQLLTTLDRTNRIHVAIQGKKDVYGLVGGYDEETQMLLVKEIPKDKKVKKGQKVITSGFGGVFPKGLYIGVLEKVEPDQYGLTQTGYIKPAANFYNIENVLVVERLMEMPDNEEDRVDGS from the coding sequence ATGCCGCAATTTTTCACAAATAAGCGCTTGATCCTTTTATTTGTCGGGATTATTTTACTCGTGGCGTTGATCGGTTTTTCGCTGAGGGAGAGGGATCATCTGTCATGGCCTGAGCAGTTTGTAAAAGACACTGCCGGCTTTGTGCAATATCTCGTAGCAAAGCCCGCACATTCGGTTGCGGGTTTTTTTGAAAACATCCGGGACATTCAAAACACCTACAAAGAAAACGAAGTCCTGAAAAAACATCTTGAAGAATATGCCCAACTGAAGGTGGAAAACGACCGGCTGAAAAAGGAAAACGAAGAGCTGAAGGCGATCTTGGAAACGGAGAAGGATCTCTCTTCCGTAAAGACCATCCACGCTTCCGTCATCGCCCGGAATCCCGAACGTTGGAACGAAAGCCTCATCATCAACAAGGGGGAAGTCCACGGGATCAAAAAGGATATGGCCGTCGTCACCGCGGGAGGCATGATCGGAAAGATTTCCAGCACCGGCAAAACCACGTCGACGGTCCAGCTTTTGACGACCCTTGACCGGACGAACCGGATCCACGTCGCCATTCAAGGGAAGAAGGATGTTTACGGTCTGGTGGGAGGCTATGACGAAGAGACGCAAATGCTTCTCGTCAAGGAAATCCCCAAGGATAAAAAAGTGAAAAAAGGGCAGAAGGTGATCACCTCCGGATTTGGCGGGGTATTTCCGAAAGGCCTTTACATAGGGGTTTTGGAAAAGGTCGAACCGGACCAATACGGCTTGACGCAAACCGGGTACATAAAACCCGCGGCCAATTTTTACAATATCGAAAATGTGCTCGTCGTTGAGCGGCTCATGGAGATGCCCGACAACGAAGAAGACCGGGTGGACGGATCATGA
- a CDS encoding M23 family metallopeptidase, whose product MEKRRREMMRRQGRTVAQMPVPDYEDPFFAGGKEKSFLPRKEVFLFKIFASVLLVFLTAFIFKHPSEKLEPVRRGIGKAMETEFRFAAVSQWYEKTFGNPLALLPDGNGKKDSAGQYALPASARIVEGFQQDNRGVIIRTEKETPVEAIKKGVVIFTGEKDNLGKTVIVQHPDNTESWYGHLGEISVRIYEEVEAGEAVGAVSAAENEDSGEFYFALKKGEQFIDPIQVIKFE is encoded by the coding sequence ATGGAGAAAAGGCGCCGGGAAATGATGCGCCGGCAAGGAAGAACCGTCGCCCAAATGCCCGTTCCTGATTATGAAGACCCCTTTTTCGCCGGAGGAAAGGAGAAATCCTTCCTGCCCAGAAAGGAAGTTTTTCTGTTTAAAATTTTTGCCTCGGTGCTTCTCGTTTTTTTAACCGCCTTCATCTTCAAGCACCCGTCGGAAAAACTGGAACCGGTCCGCCGCGGGATCGGAAAAGCGATGGAAACGGAATTCCGGTTCGCCGCCGTTTCCCAATGGTACGAAAAAACCTTCGGAAATCCTTTGGCTTTGCTTCCCGACGGGAACGGGAAGAAGGATTCCGCCGGGCAGTACGCCCTTCCGGCCAGCGCGCGGATCGTCGAAGGGTTTCAGCAAGATAACCGGGGTGTGATCATCCGGACGGAAAAGGAAACGCCGGTGGAGGCGATCAAAAAAGGGGTCGTCATCTTTACCGGAGAAAAGGACAACCTCGGAAAGACGGTGATCGTCCAGCATCCCGACAATACGGAAAGCTGGTACGGGCACCTGGGTGAGATTTCCGTGCGGATCTATGAAGAGGTGGAGGCGGGGGAGGCGGTCGGCGCCGTCTCCGCCGCGGAGAATGAAGACTCGGGCGAATTCTACTTCGCCCTGAAAAAGGGCGAGCAATTCATCGACCCGATCCAGGTGATCAAATTTGAGTAA
- a CDS encoding prepilin peptidase, translated as MEYIYAVFVLLYGMVFGSFFNVVGMRTAKGQSVIRPRSSCPACRTPLTWKELVPLFSYLFLRGRCRTCGAKISFLYPATELLTGLLFSLSYLQFGFSWEWLQALVFLSLLMIVTVSDLDSMIIPNRVLLVFSLLFLVIRLADPLVPWWDSLAGALLGFSVLYLLAAVTRGGMGGGDIKLFFVLGLFLGTKKVLLTLFFASFLGTLFGLLLIALKKFRRKKPVPFAPFIGAGAWIAYLYGDRLLAWYLSTFLQ; from the coding sequence ATGGAGTACATTTACGCAGTTTTCGTCCTGTTGTACGGCATGGTTTTCGGATCCTTTTTCAATGTCGTCGGCATGCGGACGGCCAAAGGGCAATCGGTCATCCGGCCCCGTTCCTCTTGCCCGGCCTGCCGCACCCCGTTGACGTGGAAAGAGCTCGTTCCCCTCTTTTCCTATCTTTTTTTAAGGGGCCGGTGCCGGACATGCGGCGCGAAGATTTCCTTCCTTTATCCCGCAACGGAGCTTTTGACGGGGCTCCTGTTTTCCCTGTCCTACCTGCAATTCGGTTTTTCCTGGGAGTGGCTGCAAGCCCTCGTTTTCCTTTCCTTATTGATGATCGTGACCGTTTCCGACCTGGATTCCATGATCATCCCCAACCGGGTGTTGCTCGTTTTTTCCCTTTTGTTCCTCGTCATCCGGCTGGCCGACCCGCTCGTTCCGTGGTGGGATTCCTTGGCCGGTGCCCTTCTCGGCTTTTCCGTGCTGTATCTGTTGGCCGCCGTCACCCGGGGCGGCATGGGCGGCGGCGATATCAAGCTGTTTTTCGTCCTCGGCCTGTTTCTCGGGACGAAAAAGGTATTGCTCACCCTGTTTTTTGCTTCCTTCCTCGGGACCCTTTTCGGACTGCTGTTGATCGCCTTGAAGAAATTCCGGCGAAAAAAACCGGTGCCCTTTGCCCCCTTTATCGGCGCGGGCGCTTGGATCGCCTATCTTTACGGCGACCGGCTGCTGGCATGGTATTTGTCCACATTTCTACAATGA
- the mreD gene encoding rod shape-determining protein MreD: MKKWLIVLVACLLFAVDGNFANFFPGHLFSAYGLAAPRFLFVFILLVAIYYDAKTALVYAAVFGLITDFVFTEIYGIYLFWYPAAVYLVSKIMKVLHSNWFIVMVVTLFAISVLEGGLYLFYSILTPLSFSAEEFFRYRFFPTLYVNLVFYLVAAFPLRKGLSVLKREKDEERSIFDA, translated from the coding sequence ATGAAGAAATGGCTGATCGTTCTGGTTGCCTGCCTGCTGTTTGCCGTTGACGGAAATTTTGCCAACTTTTTCCCTGGCCATCTGTTTTCCGCATACGGACTGGCTGCCCCCCGGTTTTTATTCGTTTTTATCCTGCTTGTCGCCATCTATTACGATGCGAAAACGGCCCTGGTTTACGCTGCCGTTTTCGGGCTGATCACCGATTTCGTGTTCACGGAAATTTACGGGATCTACCTGTTCTGGTATCCCGCGGCCGTTTATCTCGTTTCCAAAATCATGAAAGTCCTCCATTCCAATTGGTTCATCGTCATGGTCGTTACCCTTTTTGCCATTTCCGTTCTCGAAGGAGGCCTTTATTTGTTTTACTCCATCCTGACCCCGCTTTCCTTTTCGGCGGAAGAATTTTTCCGGTACCGATTTTTCCCCACCTTATACGTGAATCTCGTTTTCTATTTGGTTGCCGCTTTTCCGCTTCGGAAAGGATTGTCGGTGTTAAAAAGGGAAAAGGATGAGGAAAGAAGCATTTTTGATGCCTAG
- the pilM gene encoding type IV pilus biogenesis protein PilM, whose protein sequence is MILKKKTVNLIVDDYAIRCAEQRGSGLEEITLMEKPVPEGMVEQGRIADEIAFYEFFKGTVQEWGIKRRKVRFCVPDSLVSMKKETVPEHVKENELKAYFHMEIGNSIYLPFENPAFDVCLLPERDANDGKRKALLFSVPLEELNKYSEIFIDAGLKPVQCDIRSLSAYRYFAAVEGAKPGKVYLFLEVNLNWLGITIFSDDLPEFMRYQDLDIPLKNWRCVPAGENAFTWEYAGDETYLSGLLEDQMVELERIMNFYRYSIHKGRRTVTGIILYGDYPDLAKVRERIEENFTLPVTILNGYASPEKIAALPRSFIPVLGLALKGESS, encoded by the coding sequence ATGATCTTGAAAAAGAAAACCGTGAACCTGATCGTTGACGATTATGCCATCCGATGCGCGGAACAAAGGGGTTCCGGGCTCGAAGAGATCACCTTGATGGAAAAACCGGTCCCGGAAGGGATGGTGGAACAGGGCCGGATCGCCGACGAGATCGCCTTCTATGAATTTTTCAAAGGGACGGTCCAGGAATGGGGGATCAAACGGAGGAAGGTCCGTTTCTGCGTCCCGGATTCCCTTGTGAGCATGAAAAAGGAGACGGTGCCCGAACATGTGAAAGAGAATGAACTTAAGGCCTATTTCCATATGGAGATCGGGAACAGCATCTATCTCCCCTTTGAAAATCCGGCCTTCGACGTTTGCCTGTTGCCGGAAAGGGACGCGAACGACGGAAAGCGGAAGGCCCTGCTTTTTTCCGTCCCTCTGGAAGAATTGAACAAATACTCGGAGATCTTCATCGACGCGGGATTGAAACCGGTGCAGTGCGATATCCGCTCCCTGTCCGCCTACCGGTATTTTGCCGCCGTCGAGGGGGCGAAGCCGGGGAAAGTCTATTTGTTCCTCGAAGTCAATTTAAATTGGCTCGGGATCACCATTTTTTCCGATGACCTGCCCGAATTTATGCGCTATCAGGATTTGGACATCCCGTTGAAAAACTGGAGATGCGTCCCCGCCGGGGAAAATGCGTTCACTTGGGAATATGCCGGGGATGAAACCTATCTGTCCGGGCTGTTGGAAGACCAGATGGTCGAATTGGAGCGGATCATGAATTTTTACCGTTATTCGATCCATAAAGGGAGGCGAACGGTAACGGGCATCATCCTGTACGGCGACTATCCGGATTTGGCGAAGGTCCGGGAACGGATCGAAGAGAACTTCACCCTTCCCGTCACGATTTTAAACGGCTATGCTTCCCCGGAAAAAATCGCTGCCCTGCCCCGTTCCTTCATTCCCGTCCTGGGGCTGGCCTTGAAAGGGGAGTCGTCATGA
- the minD gene encoding septum site-determining protein MinD, with protein sequence MGEAIVITSGKGGVGKTTTSANIGTALALQGKRVCLVDTDIGLRNLDVVMGLENRIIYDLVDVALERCKLHQALIKDKRFEDRLYLLPAAQTSDKTAVTPQQMKKIIQELKRDFDYVIIDCPAGIEQGFKNAISGADQALVVTTPEVSSVRDADRIIGLLEKEEIEPPKLIINRIRPHMVKNGDMLDIEEITSHLAIDLIGIVADDEEVIKASNQGEPIALNPNSKAGIAYRNIARRILGESVPLQSLESEKTGVFTKIKRFFGVKA encoded by the coding sequence GTGGGTGAGGCGATTGTGATTACTTCCGGAAAAGGCGGCGTCGGAAAGACGACAACTTCGGCCAATATCGGAACGGCCTTGGCGCTGCAGGGAAAGAGGGTCTGTCTTGTCGATACGGATATCGGTTTGAGGAATTTGGACGTCGTCATGGGCCTGGAAAACCGGATCATTTACGACTTGGTCGACGTGGCGCTGGAGCGCTGCAAACTTCATCAGGCGCTGATCAAGGATAAGCGCTTCGAAGACAGGCTGTATTTATTGCCCGCGGCCCAGACGAGCGATAAGACCGCCGTAACCCCGCAGCAGATGAAAAAGATCATCCAGGAACTGAAGCGGGATTTCGATTATGTGATTATCGACTGCCCGGCGGGCATCGAACAAGGGTTTAAAAACGCGATATCCGGTGCGGACCAGGCCCTTGTCGTGACGACGCCGGAAGTTTCGTCAGTCCGGGACGCCGACCGGATCATCGGCCTTTTGGAAAAGGAAGAGATTGAACCGCCCAAATTGATCATCAACCGGATCCGCCCCCATATGGTCAAAAACGGGGATATGCTGGACATCGAGGAAATTACGAGCCATCTGGCCATCGATTTGATCGGCATCGTCGCCGATGATGAAGAAGTCATCAAAGCCTCCAACCAGGGGGAACCGATCGCCTTGAATCCCAATTCCAAGGCCGGGATCGCGTACCGGAACATCGCCAGGAGGATCCTGGGCGAATCGGTGCCGCTCCAGTCTTTGGAAAGTGAGAAAACGGGGGTCTTTACAAAAATCAAAAGATTTTTCGGCGTGAAGGCTTAA
- the radC gene encoding RadC family protein gives MIRDVPKEERPRERFIRYGPKSLSNQELLAILLRTGTRSESVLQLAQRLLIRFEGLHLLKDATLEELTKIEGIGEAKAIQILAAIELGRRIGNIAQQERYVIRSPEDGARYLMEEMRFLTQEHFVCLYLNTKNQVIHKQTVFIGSLNASIVHPREIFKEGLKRSAASIICFHNHPSGDPTPSREDIDVTKRLKECGKILGIELLDHIIIGDRKYISLKEKGYL, from the coding sequence ATGATCCGGGACGTTCCGAAAGAGGAAAGGCCGAGGGAGCGATTTATCCGGTACGGCCCGAAAAGTTTATCGAATCAGGAATTATTGGCGATTCTCCTCAGAACCGGAACAAGATCCGAATCGGTGCTTCAGCTTGCCCAGCGGCTCCTGATTCGCTTCGAAGGCTTGCATCTCCTGAAAGATGCCACCCTGGAAGAATTGACAAAAATTGAAGGGATCGGAGAAGCGAAGGCGATCCAGATTTTGGCCGCCATCGAACTGGGGAGAAGGATCGGCAATATCGCCCAGCAGGAGCGGTACGTGATTCGTTCCCCCGAAGACGGGGCAAGATATTTAATGGAAGAGATGCGTTTTCTCACCCAGGAACATTTTGTCTGCCTGTATTTGAACACGAAAAACCAGGTGATCCACAAGCAGACGGTATTCATCGGCAGCTTGAACGCCTCCATCGTCCATCCCCGGGAAATTTTTAAAGAGGGATTGAAGCGGTCCGCCGCCTCCATCATCTGTTTCCACAATCATCCGAGCGGGGATCCCACGCCCAGCCGCGAGGATATCGACGTCACGAAAAGGCTGAAGGAATGCGGGAAGATCCTCGGCATCGAATTGCTGGACCATATCATCATCGGCGACAGAAAATATATCAGCTTGAAAGAAAAAGGCTACTTGTAA
- a CDS encoding rod shape-determining protein yields the protein MFGLGTKDLGIDLGTANTLVYIKGKGIVVREPSVVAIQTDTKQIVAVGNDAKNMIGRTPGNVVALRPMKDGVIADYETTAKMMKYFINRALKGKNGFGRKPYVMVCVPSGITAVEERAVIDATRQAGARDAYTIEEPFAAAIGADLPVWEPTGSMIVDIGGGTTEVAIISLGGIVTSQSIRVAGDEMDEAIINYIRKNYNLLIGDRTAETIKLEIGSAGMPEGIGSMEIRGRDLVTGLPKTIEITAEEIAQALHDTVYAIVETVKLTLEKTPPELAADIMDRGIVLTGGGALLRNLDKVISDETKMPVLIAENPLDSVAIGTGKALENIDLFKNKVRNSR from the coding sequence ATGTTCGGATTAGGCACCAAAGATTTGGGAATCGATTTGGGAACAGCCAATACCCTCGTCTATATAAAAGGGAAAGGAATTGTCGTGAGGGAGCCCTCCGTCGTGGCCATCCAAACGGATACGAAGCAGATCGTCGCCGTCGGGAACGATGCGAAAAACATGATCGGCAGAACCCCGGGGAACGTGGTCGCATTAAGGCCGATGAAGGACGGGGTGATCGCCGACTATGAAACGACGGCGAAGATGATGAAGTATTTCATCAACCGGGCGTTGAAAGGGAAGAACGGTTTTGGCCGCAAACCGTACGTGATGGTGTGCGTTCCTTCGGGAATCACCGCCGTGGAAGAGCGGGCGGTGATCGATGCGACCCGCCAGGCCGGGGCGCGGGATGCTTACACGATCGAGGAACCCTTTGCCGCCGCCATCGGGGCGGACCTGCCCGTCTGGGAGCCGACCGGGAGCATGATTGTGGACATCGGGGGAGGCACGACGGAAGTAGCCATCATCTCCCTCGGGGGGATCGTCACGAGCCAGTCGATCCGCGTCGCCGGCGACGAAATGGACGAGGCGATCATCAATTACATCCGGAAAAATTACAATTTGCTGATCGGTGACCGTACGGCGGAGACGATCAAATTGGAGATCGGTTCGGCAGGCATGCCCGAAGGCATCGGAAGCATGGAGATCCGCGGCCGGGATCTCGTCACCGGCCTTCCGAAAACGATCGAAATCACGGCCGAGGAGATCGCCCAAGCCCTCCATGATACGGTGTACGCCATCGTGGAAACGGTCAAGCTGACGCTGGAAAAGACGCCGCCCGAATTGGCGGCCGACATCATGGACCGGGGCATCGTTTTGACCGGGGGAGGCGCCCTGTTGAGAAATTTGGATAAAGTGATCAGCGATGAAACGAAGATGCCGGTTTTAATTGCGGAAAATCCGCTGGATTCGGTGGCCATCGGCACCGGGAAGGCCCTCGAAAATATCGACCTGTTCAAAAACAAGGTCAGAAACTCGCGGTGA
- a CDS encoding type II secretion system F family protein, whose amino-acid sequence MAVYKYVGRTKKGMMKKGTIEAANKNQAISRLVEQGIRPREVTEAKGLLYREVTLGRPVKHQHFVIYCRQFATLIRAGIPIVKATNILARQTESKHLRKVLLQIEDELRSGRSFSEAAEKHAKVFPPMFTNMIRAGEATGSLDETLDRLAAHFEKQYYTAKKIQSALTYPVSILIIMIFVVVFLMIFIVPRFTDMFRQFGAELPPVTKMVMGMSHAVANYWWIGLLVLLAAAALFGYFMKNSKKFHYGVHWFLLRMPVFGNLLQKAAIGRTARTLSSLVSSSVPILEALTITERVAGNPVIGKVILEARESLAKGNRLSEPFEKSWVMPPLVTQMIAVGEQSGSLDFMLGKIADFYEAEVDRTVDTLKSLIEPVMIILLAGVVGTIVASIIIPLFSIYQQVL is encoded by the coding sequence GTGGCCGTTTACAAATATGTGGGCAGAACAAAAAAGGGGATGATGAAGAAGGGGACGATCGAAGCCGCGAACAAAAACCAGGCGATCAGCCGGCTCGTGGAGCAGGGCATCCGGCCGCGGGAAGTGACGGAAGCGAAGGGGCTGCTGTACCGGGAAGTGACGCTCGGGAGGCCGGTCAAACATCAGCACTTCGTCATCTATTGCCGCCAATTCGCCACCCTGATCCGGGCCGGGATCCCGATCGTGAAGGCGACGAATATTTTGGCCCGGCAGACGGAAAGCAAGCATTTGCGGAAGGTGCTGCTGCAGATCGAGGACGAACTGCGGTCCGGCCGCTCCTTTTCGGAGGCGGCGGAAAAGCATGCGAAGGTCTTTCCGCCGATGTTCACGAACATGATCCGGGCCGGGGAGGCGACCGGCAGCCTGGATGAAACCTTGGACCGGCTCGCCGCCCACTTCGAAAAGCAGTATTATACGGCGAAAAAAATCCAATCCGCCTTGACCTATCCGGTTTCGATCCTCATCATCATGATTTTCGTCGTCGTATTTCTCATGATTTTCATCGTGCCGCGGTTTACCGACATGTTCCGGCAGTTCGGCGCCGAACTGCCGCCGGTGACGAAAATGGTGATGGGAATGAGCCATGCCGTCGCCAATTACTGGTGGATCGGGCTGCTCGTGCTCCTTGCGGCAGCCGCGCTGTTCGGCTATTTCATGAAAAACAGCAAAAAATTCCATTACGGCGTCCATTGGTTCCTGCTTAGGATGCCGGTTTTCGGGAATTTGCTGCAAAAGGCGGCCATCGGCAGGACGGCCCGGACCCTGTCGTCCCTCGTTTCCAGTTCCGTCCCGATCTTGGAGGCCTTGACGATCACGGAAAGGGTCGCCGGAAATCCGGTGATCGGAAAAGTCATTTTGGAAGCGCGGGAAAGCCTGGCGAAGGGGAATCGGCTATCGGAACCTTTCGAAAAAAGCTGGGTGATGCCGCCGCTCGTGACCCAGATGATCGCCGTGGGCGAGCAGTCCGGTTCCCTTGACTTCATGTTGGGCAAGATCGCCGATTTTTACGAAGCGGAAGTCGACCGCACCGTCGATACGTTAAAATCCCTGATCGAGCCGGTGATGATCATCCTGCTCGCCGGCGTCGTCGGCACGATCGTCGCATCGATTATCATTCCCCTGTTCTCCATCTATCAGCAAGTGTTATAG
- a CDS encoding type II secretion system protein: MIQKWKKLKKNEKGLTLIELLAVLVILGIIAAIVIPLIANVISDSRDKAILADASNIISAAKLAHANGEGTEDNTAGTITFNKDILSKYMDKKVKLANDDKVTYTKSSGEWTIKYSNLKKIKNEDLKTGLGISNNDDETTDDLINDYLDDNAFTK, encoded by the coding sequence ATGATTCAAAAATGGAAGAAGCTGAAGAAGAACGAAAAAGGGTTGACGCTGATCGAGCTCCTGGCCGTGCTCGTCATTTTGGGCATCATCGCGGCGATTGTCATTCCGCTGATTGCAAATGTCATTAGCGATTCGCGGGATAAAGCGATTTTGGCGGATGCTTCGAACATTATTTCTGCCGCAAAACTTGCTCACGCTAACGGAGAAGGGACAGAGGATAATACTGCAGGAACAATAACTTTTAATAAGGACATATTAAGTAAATATATGGATAAAAAGGTTAAACTAGCAAACGATGATAAGGTAACTTATACAAAAAGCAGTGGAGAATGGACGATAAAATATAGTAATCTTAAAAAAATTAAAAATGAAGATCTTAAAACCGGTTTAGGGATTAGTAATAATGATGATGAAACTACGGATGATCTGATTAATGACTACTTAGATGACAATGCTTTTACCAAATAA
- a CDS encoding SPOR domain-containing protein — protein sequence MDKLPEKIVIKINGEAKNDSEGGSLSQTPEKEIAAGKAEAPATDGRKTRKMPPAIWRNSYRPKRKTGTGGRKNAPYPAFAAVGAAVAAGILIGFFLLNLMLKEEQPNRENAAAPKEPAAEAAETAELPEMAFYIFQAGYFKNEDSLNKMVEDLKGKNLSAKTVKDADHYRVFIGVADSLERGKEMRKSLSLYSETWPAEVKAGEKRIARLTREEKIFLEKAPKIYKRLVEKAVSRYLNSPSAVSDAEILRDMEEIRAMELKNEKVLRLRNALVNAYQQWEGFEKAGKEKAWRHIQENLTDFVEAYFHLS from the coding sequence ATGGACAAACTTCCGGAAAAAATCGTCATCAAAATCAACGGGGAAGCAAAAAATGATTCGGAAGGCGGATCCCTTTCCCAAACGCCGGAGAAGGAAATCGCCGCAGGGAAAGCGGAGGCGCCGGCAACGGACGGACGGAAAACAAGAAAAATGCCGCCGGCGATTTGGCGCAATTCTTACCGCCCGAAAAGAAAAACGGGGACGGGCGGCCGGAAAAATGCCCCTTACCCGGCTTTCGCCGCCGTCGGAGCGGCGGTGGCCGCCGGCATTTTGATCGGCTTTTTCCTGCTGAACCTCATGCTCAAGGAAGAGCAGCCGAACCGGGAAAACGCGGCAGCCCCCAAGGAACCGGCGGCGGAGGCGGCGGAAACGGCCGAATTGCCGGAAATGGCCTTCTATATCTTCCAAGCCGGTTATTTTAAAAATGAAGATTCCTTGAACAAGATGGTGGAAGATTTAAAGGGTAAAAATCTGTCGGCAAAAACGGTGAAGGATGCGGACCATTACCGGGTATTCATCGGGGTTGCCGATTCCTTGGAAAGGGGAAAGGAGATGCGGAAAAGCCTCTCCCTTTATTCGGAAACGTGGCCGGCGGAGGTGAAGGCGGGGGAAAAACGGATCGCCCGGCTGACCCGGGAGGAGAAAATCTTTTTGGAAAAGGCGCCGAAGATTTACAAACGGCTGGTGGAAAAAGCGGTGAGCCGGTATTTGAACTCCCCGTCCGCCGTATCCGACGCGGAGATCCTCCGGGACATGGAAGAGATCCGGGCGATGGAATTGAAAAACGAAAAGGTGCTGCGGCTGAGGAATGCCCTTGTGAACGCTTATCAGCAATGGGAAGGGTTCGAAAAAGCGGGGAAGGAAAAAGCGTGGCGGCACATCCAGGAAAACTTGACGGATTTTGTTGAAGCCTATTTTCATCTTTCATGA